TTTGATAGAATGTAGAGCTAGAGTTCCTCCCATACAAAAAACTTACAATTTACTGCATACAAAAAACTGCATTTGTTTTGGACTGGTTAATCTTATTGTCTAATATTTCTGTGCAAATAATTACTACCAAAAAATTCCTCAGAAAATTTTCTACCGATGTTGTCACTTTAGATGGCTCTAAACTTCTGTAAAACATCATCACAAACTCCATAATAAGTATATGtttggtttgtttacatgtgaatttaACAACATACAGTATTTTACTTTAAGAAAGTCTGTCAGTGTGTTTAGGAGATCTTGGGCAAGTGACGatataagaagatttttatgatattaaagttttcacagaatgtgtttGATAGAAAATAAGTAACCACTAATCAGCGCAAAACTAGTGCAACATTTTGTGGGCTTTAGATTGCattgtttttttatgaaagGAACTGCAGCTCTATAGCCTATCAGCCTGAATTTTTCCCATAGAGCTACCGGTACTGATTTGCAGCATTGCTATTCTCCTGTCATTACACTTTCATTTTGTCATGATTTTTGGTACCATTGTACTTTATTTGTTTCAGATATTCAAAGCAGCCTCTGGTGGGTTGATGGCCACCCTGCCCTCTACAAGCCCCCTTATGTGTGTGACAGTGACTAAGAACTATGTCGCCATGGGAACAGAAGACAACCAGTGTCTCTTGTTTCCATTTGCCAACAATAAAGCCAAAGGGTAAGTATCAGTTGGGATGAAGTatctttttaaatagatatgCAGCATGAAATATCAGTTTGTGGTTGAAAGTTGAAAAGAATATTGGTAGACAATAAAATGCAAGTACAGGAAAAGTTTCCAGATCATCAATCAATTCTTCAAAAAATGAGACTCGATGCctatataaatacatgcaacCATCAATCCAATACTGAACCGACCacacccaacctaacagaacgCAGACCCCGAACCAACCCCCAAGTCTGATTTCTGTGACTGCTCAGGGTCGGCTTCAAGTCTGCTATGGCGGACCAAGAGAAAAAGACCCAGGCTGACCCTTGAGCAGACCCAGAGTGGACATAAAAAGCAGACCTATTTCAGAAGCAGACCCTAAAATCACTTTCCAATGTCTTTCCAAGATTGTGTATTTGGATTACACAAGGGGCGGGCTTACAGGTGGTAAGAAAAAAGACGattctgcttcacacttcaatGGGTGAGCGGACCACAAGAGCTGACCACGGTCAGCTTACAGGGTCTGCTTTGATGTTAGGTTGTGTCTGGTTGGAACTGTATTCATTATCTGTGGTTTCTTCCATATTTGATAATGGTGAGATGAATTATTGAACAATCTGTTTATCATCATTTGATTACCATCTAAATGAAGAAACTTTGATTGTATTCTCGTAGTGAAACAGTTTTGAAGACCCTGGCAATCTTACGAGGTCAGGAAGGACCAATCACCAGCTGTACCTTCAATCCTGATGTGTCCCAACTGGCCACAGCCAGCAGAGACGCTGTAAGATTTCTGATTTTGTCCCTTTTTATCACTTCTCACTAtggttttatgcatttattcattttgtttgtgAACTGAAACGATATTTACAGAAATGTTGCTTTATGTTATGGCACACCTTCCCCAATCTGATCTGCTCCACTACTCACAAACATTTTATGTAGAGTGGATCAGAAATCGTTTTCTTGGGAAGATGGATATGACACTGAGAAaggaattttattaattattttttgttgttgttgattgtTACATAGAGCGTTGATGTTAGTTGatgattttgtttatgtttGTTTCCCACAGTCTGTGTATATCTGGGACGTCCGACAATGTCTGCTGGACGGACGTAACTCCCAGCCCCTGCGGAAACTCCACGCCTGTCACTCTGACTGGATCACAGACTGTCAGTGGTCCAACATCGGCGACTTTTtggtttgtacatgtacttgtattgtAGGCCACTGTGTATATTCTAGGAGAAAATCAATCATTCAGTGGAGGAAAAACTGTTTGATTTGTTGGAAATTCACAACAAATTAGGAGAGAATAGGGTGttatttcttgaattcaaaatttcacaaacatATCACTTTATTCCACAATTCTAGTTTTTCGACTGTAAGCTTTTAAAGAGCACTAACAGTTGAACTTCTTAAGTCAGAAGTTTGGCAATGTAAAGTTCTTGCGATGCCTCGGTCTTTTTGATAGTGTAGAGAATTGGTGCTTAGTCCTGTTTGGAGTATTATGAATTCTGACCAATAATTGATCATCATAGTCTTTTGTATTGTCTTCAGGTGACGGGGTCTGTGGACTTCAACCTCAAAATCTGGGATGTCAAAACAGGTGAAGAGAAGTTCAAGTTGACAGGTCACATGGCCTCCATCACCTCTGTCGGATACAGTGTAAGAATGGGGGCACCAAATCTAAAGTACATGTTCCATAAGACAACTGATTTCAGAAGAGATTATCAACATGTAGCACTGAATAAACCAGCAATATCATACCCATGTCTACAGATTTCCAATTATACAAGAGGAATTCATTTCAGTTAAAATCTTGAGAAGCACCCCTTAGAAgcttcccacttagccaacattttgaaaaaatacaggtaaaatacaggtagatctgtgttggctaagtgggaatggGGTGCAGGTGGTgaacaaaagaatttaattacagGTAAGCTATAGTCTGTTTTCGAATACGGGAGAACAGATATGAATCAAGCTTTGACACAGtactttatttgatttaaataaataagaggaaaatgtaatttttagtTGACTTTAAATAAGCCttgaaatatgtaaaaaaaaatatgggtcATATGTTTTTTCCTTCAATTTTATGTAGTTTCTATAGTTATAGATTTATTCATGACTTAGAACTTATATTAATTGACTTTAAATAAGCTAATATGTTATTTCCTTCAATTTTATATAGTTTCTATAGTTATATTGCAAATATTTCCAATCAACACaatatgaaaataacaaaacataatAACGCTTGAGTAAATTGCTTTATATGTTTTAATGTTGTATACTTCACATTTAACAAgacaacataaaataaatattgttccCACAAAGAAATGTTCACAACATATTTTACACAATCATTTTCACATTTCACTCGAAGTGAACGAGATGAGATGCAGCATCCGCGTAAGCCATTAAGTCCATTTCACCTTGACGCAGCCTGTTCTTGAGACTCTGAAGACGGGAATCCAACTGACGATACTTCCTTTTTTTGGGACGGACAACTCCACCTGCTGTAATCTGGATGATCTTTGCCTCATTTGCAGCCTGTTCCTTTTGAAGTAACTCTAGAAACACAAAGATGTTTGGGTGGGCCCGTCTACACATTCTGTTGAACTTGTTGTGCCATCCCTCAACTGCATTTGTTGTTCTTGGGCCGTCATGGTCGAAGTGGTTCCACATTTCAAGGTGTCCTTCAACCCAGGTTTCTGTCACATAGTCCTTGAATCGCATCACAGGAGCGGTCTGGTCATCACTATCCTCCAAGGCCTGGAACCACACATCTTCCACACGGTGACCGGGAACCAGAGGAAGGACGCCTGCTCTTCTAACTAGTCGGTGGAACTCCTCATTTTCTCGAAACTCTGTGGTCAAACCGCAGTTTTGAACTTTCCTCCAGATACACTGTGTGTAGTGGAAAAAACACCCTCGAATTGTCGTATTTGGAAATATCCCTCCTACTGCATTTCTGGCTGCCACCTCAAAGTCAATCATCCAAGTTTCAGGCGTGAGCGCAGACTGTCGTTCGTTGACTGCGGTCCTCAAGAGTGAAAACAAACGGCGGTAAGTTGCTTCAGTCTTGTTGGGGAGCAAGGCAAACACAAGAGGGAAAACTGTTCCTTCCACATCTGCGTGCAAAGTGTAAAGCTGGGTGAATAGAGATGTGCAGGAATAAAAGGTCCCATCACTATACACAGTCGAGGATGCACACAGTCTCTGAAGATTGGCATCAGTGGCGAACAAAAGAATTCGGTTTCCAGCTTCATCTCTGTCGTCACACAACAGGAATCTCTCGTGAGCAAGGGTCTGTGTCCAGTGGTCTTGGAGGTTGATTTCCTCTGGTGTTGTTGGCAGTTTTGGCATCATCTTCCCTCGGCTCCGGTACAGAATAGACTTGCAAGATTGAAATGTGGGAATCTGCCTGATCATTTCCTCCACGCTGTCATCACAGTCAGCATTCCGCAGGGCTCCAAGTTCTTCATCGTACAGCGAGGGTATGGGCGCCGCTTCATCTCTGCATCTCTTCTTCACTTTACTGACGAAGGAGTCTGCAGCTAAGGCAATGAAGTCTCCTTCATGGTTATGGGGCCGTCCGAAAGACACAAGGATGTTGTCCAAAGTAACAACAGTAGCAGGGCATTGTCGGTCTACACATCTCCAATATGTTCGGTTGTTGCGTCTTGTCCTCACGGAATACTTAAATCCAGCATGAAGAAGATAGAATCCTCCTCTGCCGTTCTCTAAAAAGTTGACTTGCACCTGAAGATTGgccattttgatttgattttcttaATATCTTTCAACTACATGTAACAGTCCATTAAACAATTAAGATCTCATAATTTTCAGgcttttgattttgtaaattaatGACCATAATTATGCTTATCTATCTAGTCTATAATCTTAAAAACTGCTGATCAATCTCATTTATGTAATTATACCtccaattaaaacattttataatcatttattttaatgttttgataaTGCATGTACCGCTATTagtttatacatataaaagttttaaaaaaatatgcaattatCTTGCAGAAAATTGatgatttacatttttttttattttttacaaatattctctggttatttttatttatttattctgatTATAGGCAAAATTAATGCTCtttgaataaacatttaaagaaGACTTATGtttagataaatattaaaaatacatatattgcCAATTATTCTCTAAATAAATTTATGCATTGtagtttatctttttaaaatgcaatcatttattattttttttaatcaaactaTTCATCAAAGTATTCTCaggtaattgataacaaatacatttacatgtaaaaacagACTATAGCCTCCTGATCACTCaggtgtgaaaatcaaaatgttggcCAAGTGGGAATTGAGAATTTCAgaatgttggctaagtgggaataaACCTGTGAATTATAGAGTCTTGTTATTATTATGACAGTTGAGAACAACTGAATAcaaggaaatatttgcccctgggttttttttcacccATTTTACCCTTATTGCcagtgggcgaatttaagactgtgCGAACGCCAATGTCTcatattatatttctttaaacacaactgtgtctgggcgaattcaagactgggcaaaactgtttgcaattGTAGAAGGACAAAAATTACATGGGGTGAAAGTAATCTGGATACAttatatgaaattataatatatacttGGTGTTTGTGGATTTATATTCTTACAGTTTGATATAAAATGGTGGAATCATGAAATTATgtactcgcataaaataaggaatctacattTAGGCAAAAGGTTATATAAGAAGACAAATGAGAGAATACTAAAATCACACATATATAGaatatcgttaaaataaacatggTGTCAAAGGTAATACAAACAATCAAACTTATTGTTAATGTTTTACAGTATGGCTGCATCGTGTCGTCCAGTAGTGATGGGACTGTCAAAGTGTGGTCCCAGAAAGGCACGGAGATCACCACCCTTCACGGCCACACCCAGTGTGCCAACGACACCGCACTCCTCGTCAAAGTGTCCCAGTCCTCCATCGTGGATGAAggtatctgtctgtctgttcatCTGTTTTTCCGTCTTTCTATTTgagatacttttaaaatgttaccccATTTATGACAATTCGGTTTCTCAAATATAAGATCAGAAGACTTCCGACACTGAAATTTTTGACACTTCAACTAAACCAAAAGGACAAACTACAGCTATGAATATTAATTGAAATCTACTAGACAGTGTGTTTTACTGGTTTTTCTTACTGTAGATAACTGTGTGTCTCTTGCCTGTTGCCAGTcctattatattaattttatacatattaaaaagATAGGGTTTCAGTCAAATTAACTGTCTCTTTTGGTTTATTTATTACCATTTGATATCCTTACTTTGTTCAGAGGAGGACAACAGTGATTGGGCCGCCGAACCAAAGGAGGGAAAGCCGGACAGGAAGAGGAAGCCCCAGATAGAGATGGAGGATGTGGTGGTGGCCAGCTGCTCGGATGACGCCACAATTCGGCTCTGGAATCCATTACAGGtgattcatattataaaatttcagtCTCTTACAATCACTGTGGAATAATGAACATTTCTTTGTGGGTTAATATTTGCGGTTTAGTGGGTCCTCCTTAAGTTTTCACTTTGGAACCCCTtaccaaagtaaaattattgctGCAACAATGCCGCAatattgcggcaatattgcagcaacacatttttgttaCCAGAAACCAGATTTTAAGACTAGTGAAATGTTGCCGCTAGCTGCAACAACTTCTGGTAACATTTTGGCAATACTGCTGGAGTGTTGCCGCTAGCGGCAATAACTTCTGGCAACATTCTGGCAATACTATTAgagttatttctgtaaaaaaatatattaacatgCACCTAGAATATTGCCACTAGCTGCAACGACTTCTGGTAATATTCTGGCTACAAAAAGTATCATACTGCCAGAAATAATTTTCTggtaacatctacatgtatttgataattttaatcatgaactaatttatacataatatatattattcgaTCTGGCAACACTGCATCATATTTGATTTCtgctttaattaaaatttaaggaAAAGCCAAGCAGTGGAGGGGGGttaaaaattgtcaattatttagatataatttCAGTTATAACACCTCAAAATTTGCCAGAAGTTTACCACAAACTTGTCTTTTTCCTCTGATTTATTATGCTTACCGAGCTTGCAAAAGCTTTAGCAGAATTTAgacttataaaattttacacattcatcACAAGTCTAAAACTGGTATATAATTGCATGAATTGCTTTTGTATGTacatgtcccccccccccccccccaaaaaaaaattaataagtcgaaaaaattaaatctaataaatattttatgattaaagtcTTATTCTAAGAAagtctcaattaaaaaaatccagtgaTATTCTCTTCAATGGCATATAACTGTTATGCATGGTTAATTACGATGTTTCACTATAAAAGACAGTTtgaatcaccccccccccccccaactcatGTTTTACGTGAATACCCacctgtctgttcttttgtaacggtattttcttttttattaagttaaaatatcagtctactTAGATTTGAGTATCTAAACTGCTCGATGCATGTTGAATTAAGAATTTTCGTTTGCTGTTTGTTTCCACTTTTACTTTCGTTTCAATGTTAAGTTACGCGCgcgctgattggtcgatcaaatcgctagccgccaattttcacattcgaagctgccatgttgtctgccatcGAGCCTCCTGCCATCACTGGAGATggtgaaatgaatgaaatacgGGAATTATCTGTAAACAAGGTTAAAAAACCCCACTGTCAACGGAGTGtttatctgtgaaaaaaatatcaacggCTGAACTGAGGACGAATCTGAGTGAACGAATCGAGTGTTGACATCCCCTGCACCATCTGcatgagcacgtttttgaaaaagtaagtttagcaataaaaatatattcattgaatagcagtttaaacatgtttgttataagaaaataaaccgAAAGACTGCGATCTACCATTATATCAATGGGTTCAACACTGTTTAAgaaccatgcgcggatctagaattttattcgggggagggggggggggggggtccgacggttatttgagtttgccaggggAAGGGGTCCGAgggatatttttggtaattttataatgtaatttaaaaaaatttgaagggGAACtgcttaaaatatgaaaacaattgccAATGTGCTTaaatgaaatccatttatcttcccAGTAAGTCTGCCCTGTGTTACACAGACctgaagaaaaccatgaaaaaagcTGTCACCTTACTGATTAAATGAATGGTGCAACTGGCAACCAAAAAAGAATGATGGcataatttgtttaagattatgGAGAGGAACATATACACAACAGTGCTGAATTCCAATGTGGATATTGTTGTGATATTCTGATAGCTGTTTTTGTGattgtttatgtgtgaaatCAGAACTCAAAAAAAGGACATTTGGAATGCCTAGGACGAATGCTTTGATCAATCGTAATACAGCAAGTGGTTGTGCAGGACTTGTAAACAATATGGTTTGAGCTTTGCTTACGGTAAACAGTGAACTTTTGTCCATATCCGTCTGTGCGCGTTGTGTCAATCCGTCTGTGCGCGTTGTGTCAATCAAACTGCAATACATGTTATTCTGCAGCACCAAATTGTCACTGATTGGCTGAGTACTTTTAGTCAAGTTTCATCATGATTTGTTCATCatatttgtgtttattgtatttataaaatgtgttaaatttaaagattattaattttaactggtGTCCTTTATAAGCATGTTGAAATTCCAGTTTCAGGTCtctaatattatacattatatttttaattcaatacttattttgtgcatgttacattgaataaaataatttttttacttctttaatattgtgtaatcacaaacttttttttattttttatttttgaaaagtccaaATTTAATGTAATGCAAAATGTTAGTCTTGTTGTAACCTttttgtatctttaaaaaaataaaactgtagtggcaatgaaagattttttttttcattttggttgtagattaatataatatacatgactgatttactgtatacatttattatttataaatattgcatatattgtaCCATTGATGCCAGAGCACAGAAAATGCATTGAACCaatatttctgcaatgtcatttttcttatgcaaatgtattgccagaaaggtgttgtcgcaacaatgtgttgcagcaaaacttttgcggcaacatctttctggcaatattgccgcaatctcatttgcatacgaaaaacgctactgcagcaacattgccgcaatgtattgccagaaaggtgttgttgtggcaacatctttctggcaatattgccgcaatctcatttgcatacgaaaaacgctactgcagcaacattgccgcaatgtattgccagaaaggtgttgtcGCAACAATATGTTGCGGCAAAACTTTTgcggcaacatctttctggcaatattgccgcaatctcatttgcatacgaaaaacgctactgcagcaacattgccgcaatgtGTTGCCAGAATGTTGCTGCAGTATTGCTGCAATAATGCCAGAATGTGTTGCCAGAAGGTCAATATTTTGGTAAGGGacataatttgaatattttttgtttcaggCAAATGAGCTGGCAAGTATGACAGGTCATGACGATCGAGTCCTTAGTGTGGCCTCTGATTCCCATGGCAACCTGTGTACAAGTTCACTGGATAAATCTGTCCGACTTTGGAAACCGACCCTTAGTTCCAAAACGGAGAACCTTTGTCATGATGACCACGTGAACTTCACCTCCGTCTCCAAGAACGGAAACTATTTGTTGACAGGAAGCAGGTGGGAGTTTggttttatgtacatttttttttatgtacagaTATTTTATGTACAGTTATTTTTTCCTGATGACGTACAGAGTTTGCACATAGAAAACTCTATATATTGTtaatgtattacatttggctgtgcattaatatatatttagcgttacattaatgcaaaaaaacaaATCTATTTTGTCTTGTTAAAACTCTATTTCAGTTACATTACTGACAGTAAAGTACAACATCCATTTACATATCGATATACAACATGtaaattttctctctttatgGTTTCATTGGTCTGCATTTACCTGGATTCAGTATTGTAGATAATTAAATTTACAAACTTTAAGTATccttatttacattttgtaagACTTTGTCCATagtgtattatttttgttttaatgtggcAGGGATGGCTACATCAAGTTGTGGTGTGTTAATTCTGATGGAACAAACATGGAGTTGATGCTGTCACAGAAGGTAAGGGACCAAGGGTACAGAGTCCCAAATAACAATCTGTGTTGTCTAAATAACAACCTCAACCTCACAACAACAACCTGTATCTGATAGCAAGCTCATGTATAACAGTTAATGACTGATAACTCGTTGATAATTTGTCATCTCATCTTGGCATTCTCTACAGGCATGCTTctcatgtatttaattttattttaggtAAGCCTTGTcaaattgttataattttcatgtaaaatcaattatataagAATGACATGGGTTTATGAATGTAATGGTAGTACATGTAGGTTTTGTGTTTAACACAGGCGCACGCCAAGTCTGTGAACTCAGGCTGTTTTATTGGAGCCGCTGCTGAGAAGATCGCGACGGGAGGGGACGATTCCAGGGTACTTGAGTGGAAGTGTATAAaggggaaaaatgataattctgTAAAGAGGTAAGGTATAGAAAAGAATCAGTAATCACGCAAGTTGAGAGGCAGAGAGACTTACAAAAATGACACATTAATTATTAGCTTAACAATATTGACACATAGACAGACCTAAATAACACTGACCTACAGACAGACCTAAATAACACTGACCTACAGACAAGTGTAAATAACAAAGACACACAAACAGACCTAAACAACactgacacacagacagacctGAATAACAATGACGCACAGACAGACTTGAATAACAATGACACACAGACATATGTAAATAACaatgacacacagacagacctAAATAACaatgacacacagacagacctAAATAACAATGACTTACTTACTATCAAACAACACTGATACACAGACAGATGTAAATAACGATGACACACAGACAGATCTGAATAACAATGACGCACAGACAGACCTGAATAACaatgacacacagacagacctAAATAACagtgacacacagacagacctAAACAACACTGACACACAGACCTAAATAACactgacacacagacagacctGAATAACaatgacacacagacagacctaaataacactgacacacagacagacctAAATAACAATGACACACAGACAAACCTAAATAACAATGACTTACTTACTATCAAACAACACTGATACACAGATAGGTGTAAATAACaatgacacacagacagacctAAATAACAATGACTTACTTACTATCAAACAACACTGATACACAGACAGATGTAAATAACGATGACACACAGACAGATCTGAATAACAATGACGCACAGACAGACCTGAATAACaatgacacacagacagacctAAATAACagtgacacacagacagacctACACAACACTGACACACAGACCTAAATAACAATGACACAcagacataaataacaatgaCACACGGACAGACCTAAATAACactgacacacagacagacctGAATAACAATGACGCACAGACAAACCTAAATAACAATGACTTACTTACTATCAAACAACACTGATACACAGATAGGTGTAAATAACaatgacacacagacagacctAAATAACAATGACTTACTTACTATCAAACAACACTGATACACAGACAGATGTAAATAACGATGACACACAGACAGATCTGAATAACAATGACGCACAGACAGACCTGAATAACaatgacacacagacagacctAAACAACACTGACACACAGACCTAAATAACactgacacacagacagacctGAATAACaatgacacacagacagacctaaataacactgacacacagacagacctAAATAACaatgacacacagacagacctGAATAACAATGACACACAGAcatacctaaataacactgaCACACAGACAAACCTAAATAACAATGACACACAGAAAGACCTAAATAACACTGACACACAGACAAACCTAAATAACAATGACACACAGAAAGACCTAAATAACaatgacacacagacagacctaaataacactgacacacagacagacctGAATAACAATGACGCACAGACAGACCTAAATAACAATGACTTACTTACTATCAAACAACACTGATACACAGACAGATGTAAATAACGATGACACACAGACAGATCTGAATAACaatgacacacagacagacttAAACAACACTGACACACAGACCTAAATAACactgacacacagacagacctGAATAACAATGACACACAAACAGACCTAAACAACactgacacacagacagacctGAATAACAATGACGCACAGACAGACCTGAATAACAATGACACACAGACATATGTAAATAACaatgacacacagacagacctAAATAACaatgacacacagacagacctAAATAACAATGACTTACTTACTATCAAACAACACTGATACACAGACAGATGTAAATAACGATGACACACAGACAGATCTGAATAACAATGACGCACAGACAGACCTGAATAACaatgacacacagacagacctAAATAACagtgacacacagacagacctAAACAACACTGACACACAGACCTAAATAACAATGACACAcagacataaataacaatgacacacagacagacctaaataacactgacacacagacagacctGAATAACAATGACGCACAGACAAACCTAAATAACAATGACTTACTTACTATCAAACAACACTGATACACAGATAGGTGTAAATAACaatgacacacagacagacctAAATAACAATGACTTACTTACTATCAAACAACACTGATACACAGACAGATGTAAATAACGATGACACACAGACAGATCTGAATAACAATGACGCACAGACAGACCTGAATAACaatgacacacagacagacctAAATAACAGTGACACACTAAACAACACTGACACACAGACCTAAATAACactgacacacagacagacctGAATAACaatgacacacagacagacctaaataacactgacacacagacagacctAAATAACaatgacacacagacagacctGAATAACAATGACACACAGAcatacctaaataacactgaCACACAGACAAACCTAAATAACAATGACACACAGAAAGACCTAAATAACaatgacacacagacagacctaaataacactgacacacagacagacctGAATAACAATGACGCACAGACAGACCTAAATAACAATGACTTACTTACTATCAAACAACACTGATACACAGATAGGTGTAAATAACAATGACAAGTACAATCAACAACACTGACACAAAAACAACACTAACACACATACATCCTGACTGATTTGCAATTTCTAAAGTTTTGGCTCCCATACCAAGTGACAAAATTGTTCATAACTGGAGgatgatatgatttttttgttcttcAGACTAAAGAAAGTGAATGACTACAAGCTGCTTTCCCCAGTGACA
This is a stretch of genomic DNA from Crassostrea angulata isolate pt1a10 chromosome 4, ASM2561291v2, whole genome shotgun sequence. It encodes these proteins:
- the LOC128182514 gene encoding uncharacterized protein LOC128182514; protein product: MANLQVQVNFLENGRGGFYLLHAGFKYSVRTRRNNRTYWRCVDRQCPATVVTLDNILVSFGRPHNHEGDFIALAADSFVSKVKKRCRDEAAPIPSLYDEELGALRNADCDDSVEEMIRQIPTFQSCKSILYRSRGKMMPKLPTTPEEINLQDHWTQTLAHERFLLCDDRDEAGNRILLFATDANLQRLCASSTVYSDGTFYSCTSLFTQLYTLHADVEGTVFPLVFALLPNKTEATYRRLFSLLRTAVNERQSALTPETWMIDFEVAARNAVGGIFPNTTIRGCFFHYTQCIWRKVQNCGLTTEFRENEEFHRLVRRAGVLPLVPGHRVEDVWFQALEDSDDQTAPVMRFKDYVTETWVEGHLEMWNHFDHDGPRTTNAVEGWHNKFNRMCRRAHPNIFVFLELLQKEQAANEAKIIQITAGGVVRPKKRKYRQLDSRLQSLKNRLRQGEMDLMAYADAASHLVHFE